One Actinoplanes missouriensis 431 DNA segment encodes these proteins:
- a CDS encoding TIGR03619 family F420-dependent LLM class oxidoreductase, which yields MKFTLGVALSPIDQLTALAATAEECGFSSIALPDSIFYSEQTEGSYPYTPDGRRFWDADTPWADPLIAAAAMGAVTSRIHFYTQVLKLDPRNPVLLARQVGSVANLTGNRFGLGVGLGWSPEESHWCGAPFRDRGARADEAIDVLKLILGGGMVSYHGKHFSFEKLQMSPAPSAPVPIYVGGHTEPALRRAARVGDGWSSAMMRLSELTTVIDRLATLRAAAGRADRPFEIQAVCVDQFGLAGYRRQAEAGVTDAIVVPWVSAGFDAPLRVKQDALRRFADEVISKL from the coding sequence ATGAAGTTCACGCTCGGCGTCGCCCTGAGCCCGATCGACCAGCTCACCGCACTGGCCGCCACCGCCGAGGAGTGCGGGTTCTCGTCGATCGCGCTGCCCGACTCGATCTTCTACTCCGAGCAGACCGAGGGGTCGTACCCGTACACGCCGGACGGCCGCCGTTTCTGGGACGCCGACACACCGTGGGCCGACCCGCTGATCGCCGCGGCCGCGATGGGCGCCGTCACCAGCCGGATCCACTTCTACACCCAGGTGCTGAAACTCGATCCGCGTAACCCGGTGCTGCTGGCCCGGCAGGTCGGATCGGTGGCGAACCTGACCGGCAACCGCTTCGGGCTGGGAGTCGGGCTCGGCTGGTCGCCGGAGGAGTCACACTGGTGCGGCGCGCCGTTCCGCGACCGGGGCGCCCGCGCCGACGAGGCGATCGACGTGCTCAAACTGATCCTCGGGGGCGGCATGGTGTCGTACCACGGGAAGCATTTCTCGTTCGAGAAACTGCAGATGAGCCCGGCGCCGAGCGCACCCGTGCCGATCTACGTGGGCGGGCACACCGAGCCGGCGCTGCGCCGCGCCGCCCGGGTCGGCGACGGCTGGTCGTCAGCGATGATGCGCCTCTCCGAACTGACCACGGTGATCGACCGGCTCGCGACCCTGCGCGCCGCAGCCGGCCGCGCCGACCGCCCCTTCGAGATCCAGGCCGTCTGCGTCGACCAGTTCGGGCTGGCGGGCTATCGCCGGCAGGCCGAAGCCGGCGTCACCGACGCGATAGTGGTCCCGTGGGTCTCGGCGGGCTTCGACGCTCCCCTGCGGGTCAAGCAGGACGCGCTGCGCCGCTTCGCCGACGAGGTGATCAGCAAGCTGTGA
- a CDS encoding aldehyde dehydrogenase family protein, whose amino-acid sequence MVLSIKSKRDELGISTGELLIGGAWRPAADGRTWVHPHPATGEEVGAFAVATAGDVDAAVRAARRAFDEGPWPRTRAKERIRVLRRIADAIRADAVGLQSTQSLDNGVPISFGETYAMSIECVADVFEHHAGWVDKLGGETLPGYQGGDHLVLTLREPVGVVAAVIPWNGPLLLAAQKLAPALAAGCTVVLKPSEYATFAALRLARIVEAAGLPEGVLNVVTGPGEPTGDALINHPLVDKITFTGSRAVGQRVLAAASTGMKRTSLELGGKSPSLVFPDADVYAAAATTMGTVTLGLSGQACVAHTRALVHRDVYDDFLAVTEGMAALVNYGDPFHPETTASPLINERQMNRVLGYIERGQAEGGRLVVGGGRPDGELAAGNFVMPTVFADVSNDATIAREEIFGPVLAVVPFTDEEEAVRLANDTTYGLAATVWTGDVKRAMRLAKAVRAGTVGINGYQLEPHVAFGGFGQSGLGREGGRTSIEAYTELKTVLIPTTDEMM is encoded by the coding sequence GTGGTTCTCTCGATCAAGTCCAAGCGCGACGAACTCGGCATCTCCACGGGCGAGCTGCTGATCGGCGGAGCCTGGCGCCCGGCCGCCGACGGGCGCACCTGGGTCCACCCGCATCCGGCCACCGGCGAGGAGGTCGGCGCGTTCGCGGTGGCCACCGCCGGGGACGTGGACGCGGCGGTCCGGGCGGCGCGCCGCGCCTTCGACGAGGGGCCGTGGCCGCGTACCCGTGCGAAGGAACGCATCCGGGTGCTGCGCCGGATCGCCGACGCGATCCGCGCCGACGCCGTCGGCCTGCAGTCGACGCAGTCGCTGGACAACGGGGTGCCGATCAGCTTCGGCGAGACCTACGCGATGTCGATCGAGTGCGTGGCGGACGTCTTCGAGCACCACGCCGGCTGGGTCGACAAGCTCGGCGGCGAGACGCTCCCCGGCTATCAGGGCGGCGACCACCTGGTGCTCACCCTGCGCGAGCCGGTCGGCGTGGTGGCCGCGGTCATCCCGTGGAACGGCCCGCTGCTGCTGGCCGCCCAGAAGCTCGCCCCGGCTCTCGCGGCCGGCTGCACGGTGGTGCTCAAGCCGAGTGAGTACGCGACGTTCGCCGCCCTGCGCCTGGCCCGGATCGTCGAGGCGGCCGGCCTGCCGGAGGGTGTGCTCAACGTGGTGACCGGGCCCGGCGAGCCGACCGGCGACGCCCTGATCAACCACCCGCTGGTCGACAAGATCACCTTCACCGGCAGCCGGGCCGTCGGGCAGCGGGTGCTAGCCGCCGCGTCGACCGGGATGAAGCGGACCAGCCTGGAGCTGGGCGGCAAGAGCCCGTCGCTGGTCTTCCCGGACGCCGACGTCTACGCGGCCGCGGCCACCACGATGGGCACGGTGACCCTGGGCCTCTCCGGTCAGGCGTGCGTGGCGCACACCCGCGCGCTGGTCCACCGTGACGTCTACGACGACTTCCTGGCGGTCACCGAGGGGATGGCCGCGCTGGTCAACTACGGCGACCCGTTCCATCCGGAGACCACCGCGTCCCCGCTGATCAACGAGCGGCAGATGAACCGGGTCCTCGGCTACATCGAGCGGGGACAGGCCGAGGGCGGCCGGCTCGTGGTCGGCGGCGGGCGGCCGGACGGGGAGCTGGCGGCCGGCAACTTCGTGATGCCGACGGTGTTCGCCGATGTCAGCAACGACGCCACGATCGCGCGCGAGGAGATCTTCGGGCCGGTGCTGGCGGTCGTGCCGTTCACCGACGAGGAGGAGGCCGTGCGGCTGGCGAACGACACGACGTACGGGCTGGCCGCCACGGTCTGGACCGGTGACGTGAAGCGGGCGATGCGGCTGGCCAAGGCGGTGCGCGCCGGAACCGTCGGGATCAACGGATACCAGCTGGAGCCGCATGTGGCCTTCGGCGGATTCGGGCAGTCCGGGCTGGGCCGGGAGGGCGGGCGCACGTCGATCGAGGCGTACACCGAGCTCAAGACCGTGCTGATCCCGACGACCGACGAGATGATGTAA
- a CDS encoding enoyl-CoA hydratase family protein, with protein sequence MGVRLHSGAVAEVIIEFPPVNALPAEGWHTLARALGTAAADPRTRAVVLAADGRGFCAGVDIKEMQRTEGHEALLAANRGCAAAFAAVYECPVPVIAAVHGFCLGGGVGLAGNADLVIASDDAVFGLPEVDRGALGAATHLARLVPHQLMRTMVYTCRTVPARDLVRFGTVLEVVPDRGLRAAARRVAAEIAAKDPVVIRAAKASLNGIDPMDVKRSYRFEQGFTFELNLNGAGDRARQRFVEGR encoded by the coding sequence ATGGGCGTGCGGCTGCACAGCGGCGCTGTCGCTGAGGTGATCATCGAGTTCCCACCGGTCAACGCGCTGCCGGCGGAGGGCTGGCACACGCTCGCCCGCGCGCTCGGCACGGCCGCCGCCGATCCCCGGACCCGGGCCGTGGTGCTCGCGGCCGACGGGCGTGGCTTCTGCGCGGGCGTCGACATCAAGGAGATGCAGCGCACCGAGGGTCACGAGGCGCTGCTCGCGGCGAACCGGGGGTGCGCGGCAGCGTTCGCCGCCGTCTACGAGTGCCCGGTTCCGGTCATCGCGGCGGTGCACGGGTTCTGCCTCGGCGGCGGGGTGGGCCTGGCCGGCAACGCCGACCTGGTGATCGCCTCCGACGACGCGGTGTTCGGCCTGCCCGAAGTCGATCGGGGCGCGCTCGGCGCGGCCACCCATCTGGCCCGGCTCGTCCCGCACCAGCTGATGCGGACCATGGTCTACACGTGCCGGACGGTGCCGGCGCGGGACCTGGTGCGGTTCGGGACGGTGCTGGAGGTGGTGCCGGACAGAGGGCTGCGCGCGGCGGCGCGGCGGGTGGCGGCGGAGATCGCGGCCAAGGACCCGGTCGTGATCAGGGCGGCCAAGGCGTCGCTCAACGGGATCGATCCGATGGACGTGAAGCGGTCCTACCGGTTCGAGCAGGGCTTCACCTTCGAGCTGAATCTGAACGGCGCCGGCGACCGGGCGCGGCAGCGGTTCGTGGAGGGCAGATGA
- a CDS encoding CoA transferase subunit A, giving the protein MSVATLTEMVDEIRDGMTVGIGGWGSRRKPMALVRALLRAGRRDLTVVTYGGPDVGLLTASGCARRIVTGFVSLDSIPLEPHFAHARQNGNVALTEYDEGMLYWGLLAAANRLPFLPIRAGLGSDVMRVNPQLRTVRSPYGDDLLVAMPALDLDVAMIHLNLADDGGNGRYLGPDPYFDDLFCQAAKRRFLTCERIVPTTELVGAGPPQTLLTNRSMIDAVAETPHGAHFTSCVPDYGRDEEFQREYATTDWDTFRARYLDGDESDYQKAIRR; this is encoded by the coding sequence ATGAGCGTCGCGACGCTGACCGAGATGGTGGACGAGATCCGGGACGGGATGACCGTCGGGATCGGCGGGTGGGGGTCGCGGCGCAAGCCGATGGCGCTGGTCCGGGCGCTGCTCCGGGCCGGGCGGCGCGATCTCACGGTCGTCACCTACGGCGGGCCGGACGTGGGCCTGCTGACGGCGTCGGGGTGTGCGCGCCGGATCGTCACGGGTTTCGTCTCGCTCGACAGCATCCCCCTGGAACCACATTTCGCCCACGCCCGCCAGAACGGGAATGTCGCCCTGACCGAATATGACGAGGGGATGCTCTACTGGGGCCTGCTGGCGGCCGCCAACCGGCTCCCGTTCCTGCCCATCCGCGCCGGGCTCGGCTCCGACGTGATGCGAGTGAATCCGCAGCTTCGCACGGTCCGATCCCCCTACGGAGACGATCTGCTCGTCGCGATGCCCGCTCTCGACCTGGATGTCGCCATGATCCACCTCAACCTCGCGGACGACGGCGGCAACGGACGCTACCTGGGCCCCGACCCCTATTTCGACGACCTCTTCTGCCAAGCGGCGAAACGCCGCTTCCTCACCTGCGAGCGCATCGTCCCCACCACGGAACTGGTCGGTGCCGGTCCCCCGCAGACCCTCCTCACCAACCGTTCCATGATCGACGCTGTGGCCGAGACCCCGCACGGCGCGCACTTCACCAGCTGCGTCCCCGACTACGGGCGGGACGAGGAGTTCCAGCGCGAGTACGCGACCACCGACTGGGACACGTTCCGGGCCCGCTACCTCGACGGTGACGAGAGCGACTACCAGAAGGCGATCCGCCGATGA
- a CDS encoding acyl-CoA dehydrogenase family protein: protein MHVGYTPEQEKLRLSLRSYFAELMTPSLRQSLDDPEGEYGDGAAYREVVRQLGRDGWLSLDRLSRMEQLIFTDEAALAGVPVPFLTLYTVAPTIARHGTAVQKEDLLPRIAAGEAHFSIGYSEPEAGTDLASLRTRAVRNGDSYVINGQKMWTSLIRYADYVWLACRTDPDAPRHRGLSILIVPTDAPGFSWTPVRTVAGPTTSATYYSDVRVPASALVGEENQGWRLITDQLNHERVALTSAAPLQRSLAEVLAWAKANGVTEREWVRLHLARVHAKVEVLKLFNWRVASGTLSPVDASAGKVYGTELAIEAYRLLREVVSAAGTVPDEAVTGRIERMCRSSLILTFGGGANEVQRDIIAAAALGLPVRR from the coding sequence GTGCACGTCGGATACACACCGGAGCAGGAGAAGCTCCGCCTCTCGTTACGGTCCTACTTCGCCGAACTCATGACGCCCTCGCTGCGGCAGTCGCTCGACGACCCGGAAGGCGAGTACGGCGACGGCGCCGCCTACCGGGAGGTGGTCCGGCAACTGGGCCGCGACGGCTGGCTCTCGCTGGACAGGCTGTCCCGGATGGAGCAGCTGATCTTCACCGACGAGGCGGCGCTGGCCGGGGTCCCGGTGCCGTTCCTGACGCTCTACACCGTGGCGCCGACCATCGCGCGGCACGGCACCGCCGTACAGAAGGAAGATCTTCTGCCCCGGATCGCGGCAGGTGAGGCGCACTTCTCGATCGGGTACTCCGAGCCCGAGGCCGGCACCGATCTGGCGTCGCTGCGCACCCGGGCGGTCCGGAACGGCGACTCCTACGTGATCAACGGACAGAAGATGTGGACCAGCCTGATCCGCTACGCCGACTACGTCTGGCTCGCCTGCCGCACCGACCCGGACGCGCCCCGCCACCGCGGCCTGTCGATTCTGATCGTGCCCACCGACGCGCCCGGCTTCTCCTGGACGCCGGTCCGGACGGTGGCCGGGCCGACCACCAGCGCCACCTACTACTCGGACGTGCGGGTTCCGGCATCCGCGCTGGTCGGCGAGGAGAACCAGGGCTGGCGGCTGATCACCGACCAGCTCAACCACGAACGGGTCGCGCTGACCTCCGCGGCACCGCTGCAACGCTCACTGGCGGAGGTTCTGGCCTGGGCGAAAGCGAACGGCGTGACCGAAAGGGAGTGGGTCCGGCTGCACCTCGCGCGGGTGCACGCCAAGGTCGAGGTGCTGAAGCTCTTCAACTGGCGGGTGGCGTCCGGGACGCTCTCCCCGGTCGACGCGTCGGCCGGCAAGGTCTACGGCACCGAGCTCGCCATCGAGGCATACCGCCTGCTCCGGGAAGTGGTGAGCGCGGCGGGGACCGTGCCCGACGAGGCCGTGACCGGGCGCATCGAGCGCATGTGCCGCTCGTCCCTGATCCTGACGTTCGGCGGCGGCGCCAACGAGGTGCAGCGCGACATCATCGCGGCCGCCGCCCTCGGCCTGCCGGTCCGGCGATAG
- a CDS encoding CoA-transferase subunit beta, whose product MTTRAEICVTACAEAWRGDGAILASFAGTVPGLGARLAQLTFAPDLLVTDGEATLLRDDAVEGWLPYRQVFAMVAAGTRHVMMGASQLDRHGNSNISCIGDWERPKRQLLGVRGAPGNTIGHTTSYWVPRHSPRVFVEHVDMVSGIGGDRGAHEIRVVVTDLAVLDFATPDHTMRLRSTHPGVTVRQVVDATGFPLVVSGQVPQTRMPTAEELALIRDHLDPDGRRDR is encoded by the coding sequence ATGACCACCCGTGCGGAGATCTGCGTGACCGCCTGCGCGGAGGCCTGGCGGGGCGACGGCGCGATCCTGGCGAGCTTCGCCGGGACCGTCCCCGGGCTCGGCGCCCGCCTCGCTCAGCTCACGTTCGCCCCCGACCTGCTGGTCACCGACGGGGAGGCGACGCTGCTGCGGGACGACGCGGTCGAGGGCTGGCTGCCGTACCGGCAGGTCTTCGCCATGGTCGCGGCCGGAACCCGGCACGTCATGATGGGCGCCAGCCAGCTGGACCGGCACGGCAACTCCAACATCTCCTGCATCGGCGACTGGGAGCGACCGAAGCGCCAGCTCCTCGGCGTGCGCGGCGCGCCCGGCAACACGATCGGTCACACCACCAGTTACTGGGTGCCCCGGCACAGCCCCCGCGTCTTCGTCGAACACGTCGACATGGTCTCCGGCATCGGTGGGGACCGGGGCGCGCACGAGATCCGCGTCGTCGTCACCGACCTCGCCGTCCTCGACTTCGCCACGCCGGATCACACGATGCGGCTGCGCTCCACCCACCCTGGCGTCACCGTCCGGCAGGTCGTCGACGCGACAGGCTTCCCCCTGGTCGTTTCCGGTCAGGTGCCGCAGACCCGGATGCCCACGGCCGAGGAGCTCGCTCTGATCCGCGACCACCTCGACCCCGACGGCCGGCGGGACCGATGA
- a CDS encoding acetyl-CoA C-acyltransferase — MDAFLVGAVRSPVGRRGGILAAAHPADLAGSVITALLERSGADPAAVDDVILGCVDTLGPQSGDIARTAWLAAGLPEHVPGVTVDRQCGSGQQAVHFAAQAVASGSADLVVAGGVQSMSRVPIGSAMGADGPYRGSAGWAERYGTAEISQFRSADEIAAKWGLTRSELEEYALKSHHRAITAIDSGRFKNEIADTRDDECPRRDTDRAGMAGLKPLRDGGVTTAATSSQIADGAAALLVASARGMAEHGLRPRARIKHLSARGDDPVLMLTAPIAATAHALRRARLDISDISVFEVNEAFASVALAWLRETGADPDRVNVNGGAIALGHPLGATGARLLVGVLHELERRDGRYGLVTMCEGGGQANVTIIERL; from the coding sequence GTGGACGCGTTTCTGGTCGGGGCGGTGCGCAGCCCGGTCGGCAGGCGTGGCGGCATCCTCGCCGCGGCGCACCCCGCTGACCTGGCGGGTTCGGTCATCACGGCGCTGCTCGAGCGGTCCGGCGCGGATCCGGCAGCGGTCGACGACGTGATCCTCGGCTGTGTCGACACGCTGGGTCCGCAGTCCGGTGACATCGCGCGGACGGCGTGGCTCGCGGCCGGTCTCCCGGAACACGTTCCCGGTGTCACGGTGGACCGGCAGTGCGGGTCGGGCCAGCAGGCGGTGCACTTCGCGGCGCAGGCGGTCGCCAGCGGGAGCGCGGACCTGGTGGTGGCGGGCGGGGTGCAGAGCATGAGCCGGGTGCCGATCGGCAGCGCGATGGGCGCGGACGGTCCCTACCGGGGGTCGGCGGGCTGGGCGGAGCGGTACGGGACGGCGGAGATCTCCCAGTTCCGCAGCGCGGACGAGATCGCCGCGAAGTGGGGTTTGACCCGGTCGGAGCTGGAGGAGTACGCGCTGAAGAGCCATCATCGGGCGATCACCGCGATCGACAGCGGCCGTTTCAAAAATGAAATCGCGGACACCCGCGACGACGAGTGCCCGCGACGGGACACGGATCGAGCCGGGATGGCCGGGTTGAAACCGCTCCGGGACGGCGGCGTCACCACGGCGGCCACCTCCAGCCAGATCGCGGACGGTGCGGCAGCGCTGCTGGTCGCCAGCGCGCGGGGAATGGCAGAGCACGGATTGCGGCCGCGAGCCCGGATCAAGCACCTCTCCGCGCGCGGCGACGATCCGGTGCTCATGCTGACCGCGCCGATCGCGGCGACCGCCCACGCGCTCCGGCGGGCCCGGCTCGACATATCAGACATCTCGGTGTTCGAGGTCAACGAGGCGTTCGCCAGCGTCGCGCTCGCCTGGCTGCGCGAGACAGGCGCCGATCCGGACCGGGTCAACGTCAACGGCGGGGCGATCGCTCTCGGACACCCGCTCGGCGCGACGGGGGCGCGGCTGCTGGTCGGCGTCCTGCACGAACTGGAGCGCCGGGACGGCCGCTACGGACTCGTCACGATGTGCGAGGGCGGCGGCCAGGCCAACGTGACAATCATCGAGCGTCTCTAG
- a CDS encoding NAD(P)H-dependent flavin oxidoreductase, translating to MRTALTDLLGCRHPIVQTGMGYVAGAGLVSAVGNAGGFGIVASATMALETLRDTIREIRARSDAPFGVNVRSDAPDARDRIDLLISEKVRLASFALAPDRDLIRRCADNGVLTMPSVGARRHAEKVAAWGADAVLVQGGEGGGHTGPVPTTLLLPQVVDAVDIPVVAAGGFFDGRGLVAALAYGAAGIAMGTRFLLTTDSPVDLAVKQLYLDAGVTDTVVTTEVDGVPHRVLLTPYIRGLERSGRVSALLRATRHAVAFRRLAGLSWPELIRAGRSARHGREMGWAQTLRAASTPVLLRTAMVEGHPEYGVMSAGQVTGVIDDLPSCAALITRIMTEAETVLNRLPRDAR from the coding sequence ATGAGGACCGCGCTCACCGATCTGCTCGGCTGCCGGCACCCGATCGTGCAGACCGGGATGGGATACGTCGCCGGGGCCGGGCTGGTCTCGGCGGTCGGCAACGCCGGCGGTTTCGGCATCGTCGCCTCCGCGACCATGGCCCTGGAAACCCTGCGGGACACCATCCGGGAGATCCGCGCACGCTCCGATGCGCCCTTCGGGGTCAACGTACGGTCGGACGCCCCCGACGCGAGAGACCGGATCGACCTGCTGATCAGCGAGAAGGTGCGTCTCGCCTCGTTCGCCCTCGCGCCCGACCGCGACCTGATCCGCCGCTGCGCCGACAACGGGGTGCTGACCATGCCCTCGGTCGGCGCCCGCCGGCACGCCGAGAAGGTGGCCGCCTGGGGCGCCGACGCGGTGCTCGTGCAGGGCGGCGAGGGCGGCGGCCACACCGGTCCGGTGCCGACCACGCTGCTGTTGCCGCAGGTCGTCGACGCGGTGGACATCCCGGTCGTGGCGGCCGGCGGCTTCTTCGACGGTCGCGGGCTGGTCGCGGCACTCGCCTACGGCGCGGCCGGCATCGCGATGGGCACCCGGTTCCTGCTCACCACGGACAGCCCGGTCGACCTCGCGGTGAAACAGCTCTATCTGGACGCCGGCGTGACGGACACGGTCGTCACCACCGAGGTGGACGGGGTGCCGCATCGGGTGCTGCTCACCCCGTACATCCGAGGGCTGGAAAGATCGGGGAGGGTGAGCGCGCTGCTGCGCGCGACCAGGCACGCGGTCGCGTTCCGCCGCCTCGCAGGGCTCAGCTGGCCGGAACTGATCAGGGCGGGCCGCAGTGCTCGGCACGGGCGCGAGATGGGCTGGGCGCAAACCCTGCGGGCCGCGAGCACACCGGTCCTCCTGCGCACCGCGATGGTCGAAGGCCATCCCGAGTACGGGGTGATGTCCGCCGGCCAGGTGACCGGAGTGATCGACGACCTGCCGTCCTGCGCAGCCCTGATCACCCGGATCATGACCGAGGCGGAGACCGTCCTGAACCGTCTCCCTAGAGACGCTCGATGA
- a CDS encoding sulfotransferase family protein — MPRRELRGVSPLTDTDRTDVGTMDDLHASATRMTGLDDFGEPSYREGLGRLLSAYREEAGLTPAGSKQTRRLLRGALVSRLLSEAAWRRYPAAAPVTRPIFVTGLPRTGTTALHRLLAADPDHQGLELWLTEVPQPRPPRKTWDAHPVYAMLRDAYRAHSAFDGVHHLGPDEVEECWRLLCQSMTSVSFECTAHIPSYSSWLAATDWTGAYRRHRRNLELIGGNDPGRRWVLKNPSHLFALDALLAVYPDATIIQTHRDPRSVIASVCSLNAVASDGWSTVFSGRVLGTDQLTLWSRGLHRFAASRKCHDPSRFIDVRYEDFVRAPLDTVDAIYARLGLELSGAARAAMRASHAESLRGTRRPAHVYDLKTYGLTPDEVDRAFEPSTQ, encoded by the coding sequence ATGCCTCGACGTGAACTGCGGGGAGTTTCACCATTGACTGACACCGATCGCACTGATGTCGGCACCATGGACGATCTGCATGCGTCCGCGACCCGGATGACCGGACTCGACGACTTCGGCGAGCCGTCCTATCGGGAAGGCCTGGGGAGGCTGCTTTCCGCGTACCGGGAAGAAGCGGGTCTGACGCCCGCCGGAAGCAAACAGACCCGGCGGTTGTTGCGCGGTGCCCTGGTCTCCCGGCTCCTCAGCGAGGCGGCGTGGCGGCGATATCCGGCGGCGGCGCCGGTGACCCGGCCGATATTCGTGACCGGCCTGCCGCGCACCGGAACCACGGCATTGCACCGGCTGCTCGCCGCCGACCCGGACCATCAGGGCCTCGAACTGTGGCTGACCGAGGTCCCGCAACCGCGCCCGCCGCGGAAGACGTGGGATGCGCATCCGGTCTACGCCATGCTGCGCGACGCCTATCGGGCCCATTCCGCATTCGACGGTGTGCACCATCTCGGGCCGGACGAGGTGGAGGAATGCTGGCGGTTGCTCTGCCAGTCGATGACCTCGGTGTCGTTCGAGTGCACGGCGCACATCCCGTCGTATTCGTCCTGGCTGGCCGCGACCGACTGGACCGGCGCCTATCGCCGTCACCGCCGCAATCTGGAACTGATCGGCGGAAACGACCCGGGCCGGCGCTGGGTGCTGAAGAATCCGAGCCATCTGTTCGCGCTGGACGCGCTGCTCGCCGTCTATCCGGACGCCACGATAATCCAGACCCATCGCGACCCGCGCAGCGTGATCGCCTCGGTCTGCAGCCTCAACGCGGTCGCCTCCGACGGCTGGTCGACGGTCTTCTCCGGGCGGGTCCTCGGAACGGATCAGCTCACCCTGTGGTCCCGCGGCCTGCACCGTTTCGCGGCCTCCCGCAAATGCCACGACCCGTCCCGTTTCATCGACGTCCGTTACGAGGATTTCGTCCGCGCCCCGCTCGACACGGTCGACGCGATCTACGCGCGCCTCGGCCTGGAGCTGAGCGGCGCGGCCCGGGCGGCCATGCGGGCTTCCCACGCGGAGAGCCTGCGGGGTACGCGGAGACCGGCGCACGTCTACGACCTGAAGACCTACGGCCTGACCCCGGACGAGGTGGACCGCGCTTTCGAGCCGAGCACGCAGTAG
- a CDS encoding SDR family oxidoreductase, translating into MDALDFTGRSVVVTGGTRGLGAAIARAFRAAGARVLVCGRAQPDATEDFFRADVRDPYQAAALIAEAVRRHGRLDVVVNNAGGSPQVFADVASPRLHAAVIDLNLVAPLHVAQAANTAMRGQPGGGVILMISSVSGIRPSPGTAAYGAAKAGLLHLAASLAVEWGPRVRVNSLIVGPVGDDATAAGTIPLGRAAAPEDVAGACLLLASPLAGYVSGAALAVHGGGEWPAYLAELRPGAYIPEK; encoded by the coding sequence ATGGACGCCCTCGATTTCACCGGCCGCTCGGTGGTCGTCACCGGCGGCACCCGCGGCCTCGGCGCCGCCATCGCCCGCGCGTTCCGTGCCGCCGGCGCGCGGGTCCTGGTCTGCGGCCGCGCCCAGCCGGACGCGACCGAGGACTTCTTCCGGGCCGACGTGCGCGACCCCTATCAGGCGGCCGCGCTGATCGCCGAGGCGGTGCGTCGGCACGGGCGGCTCGACGTGGTCGTCAACAACGCCGGTGGCAGCCCGCAGGTCTTCGCCGACGTCGCCTCGCCCCGGCTGCACGCCGCGGTCATCGATCTGAACCTGGTCGCGCCGCTGCACGTGGCGCAGGCGGCGAACACGGCGATGCGCGGCCAGCCCGGTGGTGGGGTGATCCTGATGATCAGCAGCGTGAGCGGGATCCGGCCCTCTCCGGGGACCGCCGCCTACGGCGCCGCCAAAGCCGGTCTGCTCCATCTTGCCGCGTCGCTCGCGGTCGAGTGGGGTCCGAGGGTACGGGTGAACAGCCTCATCGTCGGTCCGGTCGGGGACGACGCCACGGCCGCCGGGACGATCCCGCTGGGCCGGGCCGCCGCGCCCGAGGACGTGGCCGGCGCCTGTCTGCTGCTGGCGTCGCCGCTGGCCGGTTACGTGAGCGGGGCGGCGCTCGCGGTGCACGGCGGTGGCGAGTGGCCGGCGTATCTGGCGGAGCTGCGGCCCGGGGCGTACATTCCCGAGAAATAG